In Rheinheimera sp. MM224, one DNA window encodes the following:
- a CDS encoding M36 family metallopeptidase: protein MRQITPFLLGVAFSAVSFGSVAAPPENFDLNAITKSIYKKHQTTPYQLAATENNPLPVFRGYPSQFDSQLGSSTFLWVKTPVNANQSQQKLSAEQLARQVIQQQALLGVSKESAAQARLVELHDTGKGPLIARFQQQYNGLDVYGRSLNVLMDRQLNTSAISGYFAKTPTQQAKASSSFALSATEAVAKAFADMTGQKLSQKLKQQSVTDQIQRFQTSGQPQGWALVGEPSAKPLYYSLNDNQNSLLAAYYVEVLAANDAEQRGFGYVIDASTGRVLVRKNQISDLEATYRVWADSTGTKAPYDSPLGNELLPSTSRDPSQAPARTPADTQLVTLKHGPISTQDPWLAEGATETVGNNVDAYLDLAGIDGYDPVLGDKRAPMTAAGVFDHHIVADGNPTTESARLGAVVNLFYINNWMHDDWYDNGFNEASRNAQRTNYGRGGLENDPIFAEGQDGGGRNNANMYTPSDGTRPRMQMYLWDGPVQGEVKVINPAELGPYAFGTAVYGPETFAVEGDLIAVDDGTDNSLDGCEAPFANAADVAGKLVLIQRGNCNFVTKTANAQSSGAIGVVIANNVAGERPLSLAGADDSIEIGTLSITKEAGDELQAALTQGQVRLSLKRDASTDYDGTVDIGIVAHEFFHYVSNRLVHNSQGLVNLQGAAMGEGWSDLAALLMSVRPEDKLVAGNDKYQGPYGIGQYVSHNTYFGIRRAPYSTDFSVYPMTFKHMGNGESLPETAPLAFGQDGANNAEVHATGEIWTNILWEFYASLLNDPRYSFEQARERMQDYLIASLKMTPDAPTYLEARDAILAVTAATDEKDWQLAAKAFAKRGMGVGAKGPDRWTETNEGIEESYIAQAAGFDVVSINTDYGYDNGVEGYCSKDGILDEAETASITFTIQTYGTDNLTQPLQAQLSSDADISFANEGKLVIPTQLGPQQQRTITTSFRLNTASTGQPVTINLSFTDPTDANHTVIPAGTIKLDSYVNFDLAPERQVDDLETPAASQNDWQRVLNPLIPDWQVQNPDGSNHYWHGPDLPYGAKVSLTTPELQLVPGEELALSFDHWFSFEYAGQADGVEYGYDGGVLQVSLDGGSFTNVDLLGGSFIEGGYNGVMLDIYGGMPAFIGKTNEEGQMQKTVLSMGSGLTAATARFRFLSVSDGVVGDIGWMVDNISISGISNQPFSKVVSNAAGCDARPTYVKAGADFSAKERAQVKLDSQVLDRDGTDQLQKQWIQTAGPLVTLSSTTSLTPEFTAPSVDSTTVLQFKLQVSDGVLTVDDSVQVSIEPVAETPPPPPPAADVKKSSGSGSPFSLAAALVLLALRRSRIVLASLLKTPKGVK, encoded by the coding sequence ATGCGACAAATCACACCTTTTTTATTGGGTGTTGCATTCAGCGCTGTCAGCTTTGGCAGCGTGGCAGCACCACCGGAAAATTTCGACCTGAATGCCATCACCAAAAGTATTTATAAAAAACATCAAACTACGCCTTACCAACTTGCTGCAACTGAAAACAACCCACTCCCGGTTTTCAGAGGCTACCCTTCCCAATTTGATAGCCAATTAGGCAGCAGCACCTTTTTGTGGGTGAAAACGCCGGTTAATGCCAATCAGAGCCAGCAGAAACTATCGGCAGAGCAGCTCGCCAGACAAGTGATCCAGCAACAAGCTCTGTTAGGCGTCAGCAAAGAAAGTGCAGCACAAGCCAGACTGGTTGAATTACACGACACAGGCAAAGGCCCACTGATTGCCCGTTTTCAACAGCAATATAACGGCCTTGATGTCTATGGCCGTAGCCTGAATGTGCTGATGGACAGGCAGCTGAATACTTCGGCTATTTCCGGCTATTTTGCAAAAACCCCGACCCAACAAGCCAAAGCAAGCAGCAGCTTTGCTTTATCAGCGACAGAAGCTGTTGCCAAAGCTTTTGCTGATATGACAGGACAAAAGCTGAGTCAGAAACTGAAGCAACAATCCGTCACAGATCAGATCCAGCGTTTTCAGACTTCAGGCCAACCACAAGGCTGGGCCTTAGTCGGTGAACCCAGCGCTAAGCCGCTGTACTACAGCCTGAACGATAACCAGAACAGCCTGCTCGCTGCCTATTATGTTGAAGTGCTGGCCGCCAATGACGCGGAGCAACGTGGTTTTGGTTATGTGATCGATGCAAGTACAGGCCGGGTGCTGGTGCGTAAAAACCAGATTTCCGATCTGGAAGCCACCTACAGGGTTTGGGCCGACAGTACTGGCACTAAAGCCCCTTATGACAGCCCTTTAGGTAATGAGTTATTGCCAAGCACCTCACGGGATCCGTCACAAGCTCCGGCCCGGACTCCAGCCGACACTCAACTGGTCACGCTGAAACACGGCCCTATCAGCACTCAGGATCCATGGCTGGCTGAAGGCGCTACAGAAACTGTGGGCAATAACGTTGATGCCTACCTCGATCTGGCTGGTATAGACGGTTATGACCCGGTACTGGGTGACAAAAGAGCGCCTATGACTGCAGCAGGTGTTTTTGATCACCATATAGTGGCCGATGGCAATCCAACCACAGAATCTGCCCGTTTAGGTGCCGTCGTCAATCTGTTTTATATCAATAACTGGATGCACGACGACTGGTACGACAATGGCTTTAACGAAGCCTCCCGTAATGCTCAGCGCACTAACTATGGCAGAGGCGGTTTAGAGAACGATCCTATTTTTGCTGAAGGTCAGGATGGTGGCGGTCGTAATAATGCCAATATGTACACCCCGTCTGATGGCACCAGACCACGGATGCAAATGTACCTGTGGGATGGTCCGGTACAAGGTGAAGTTAAGGTAATTAACCCGGCAGAACTGGGGCCTTATGCCTTTGGAACAGCAGTCTATGGCCCGGAAACTTTTGCAGTGGAAGGCGACTTAATTGCAGTGGATGACGGCACTGACAATAGTCTGGACGGTTGTGAAGCTCCTTTTGCCAACGCCGCTGATGTAGCCGGAAAACTGGTACTGATTCAACGGGGCAATTGTAATTTTGTCACCAAAACAGCCAATGCTCAAAGCTCAGGCGCTATAGGTGTAGTGATCGCCAACAATGTGGCGGGCGAGCGGCCGTTATCTCTGGCTGGCGCAGATGACAGTATTGAAATTGGCACTTTGTCTATCACTAAAGAAGCGGGTGACGAACTTCAAGCCGCGCTGACCCAAGGCCAGGTTCGCCTGAGTCTGAAGCGGGATGCCTCTACCGATTACGACGGTACTGTGGATATCGGCATAGTGGCGCACGAGTTTTTCCATTATGTCAGTAACCGTCTGGTGCATAACAGCCAGGGTCTGGTCAATTTACAAGGCGCCGCTATGGGCGAAGGCTGGAGTGACCTGGCCGCGCTGCTCATGTCAGTTCGCCCTGAAGATAAACTGGTGGCAGGCAATGACAAGTATCAGGGTCCTTATGGTATAGGTCAGTATGTATCCCACAACACCTATTTTGGTATACGCCGCGCACCTTACTCTACAGATTTCTCCGTTTACCCTATGACTTTTAAGCACATGGGCAATGGCGAGTCTCTGCCAGAGACCGCACCACTGGCTTTTGGTCAGGACGGCGCAAACAATGCTGAAGTACATGCGACAGGTGAAATCTGGACCAATATCCTGTGGGAGTTTTATGCATCTTTGCTGAATGACCCACGCTACAGCTTTGAACAAGCCCGCGAGCGGATGCAGGATTACCTGATCGCCAGCTTAAAAATGACACCGGACGCCCCTACTTATCTGGAAGCCCGCGACGCTATTCTGGCGGTTACAGCGGCCACAGACGAAAAAGACTGGCAACTAGCGGCTAAAGCTTTTGCCAAACGAGGCATGGGTGTTGGTGCCAAAGGACCTGACCGCTGGACTGAAACCAATGAAGGTATTGAAGAAAGTTATATAGCTCAGGCTGCTGGTTTTGATGTGGTTTCGATCAACACTGATTACGGCTATGACAATGGTGTCGAAGGCTATTGCAGCAAAGACGGTATATTGGATGAGGCCGAAACTGCTTCAATCACTTTTACCATCCAAACCTACGGCACGGACAATCTGACTCAGCCTTTGCAGGCCCAATTGAGTTCAGACGCCGACATCAGTTTTGCCAATGAAGGAAAACTGGTAATACCTACTCAATTAGGTCCACAGCAACAACGCACTATTACGACCAGCTTCCGACTGAATACGGCAAGTACAGGCCAGCCGGTAACCATCAACCTGAGTTTCACAGACCCAACTGATGCCAACCATACCGTGATACCGGCTGGGACTATCAAACTGGACAGTTATGTCAATTTCGATCTGGCCCCCGAGCGACAAGTGGATGATCTGGAAACTCCTGCAGCCAGCCAGAATGACTGGCAAAGGGTATTAAACCCGCTGATCCCGGATTGGCAGGTGCAAAACCCGGATGGAAGCAACCACTACTGGCATGGTCCTGATTTGCCTTATGGCGCAAAAGTCAGCCTGACCACACCAGAACTGCAATTGGTTCCGGGCGAAGAATTGGCACTTAGTTTTGACCATTGGTTTAGCTTCGAATATGCAGGACAAGCAGACGGAGTGGAATACGGTTATGACGGCGGCGTGCTGCAGGTCAGTCTGGATGGCGGCTCCTTTACCAATGTCGACCTGTTGGGCGGTAGCTTCATCGAAGGCGGTTACAACGGTGTAATGCTGGATATTTACGGTGGTATGCCCGCGTTTATCGGTAAAACTAATGAAGAAGGCCAGATGCAAAAAACTGTGCTGAGCATGGGTTCTGGCCTGACGGCTGCCACAGCGCGCTTCCGTTTCTTGTCAGTGTCTGATGGTGTAGTGGGCGATATCGGCTGGATGGTGGATAACATCAGTATCAGCGGTATCAGTAATCAGCCATTCAGCAAAGTGGTCAGCAATGCCGCTGGCTGCGATGCCAGACCAACTTATGTCAAGGCTGGTGCTGATTTTAGCGCCAAAGAAAGAGCGCAAGTGAAACTGGACAGTCAGGTGCTAGACAGAGACGGCACAGATCAACTGCAAAAACAATGGATCCAGACCGCTGGCCCACTGGTCACGCTAAGCAGCACCACCAGTCTGACACCTGAATTTACCGCACCTTCAGTCGACAGCACCACAGTGCTGCAATTTAAATTGCAGGTCAGTGATGGAGTCTTGACTGTGGATGACAGTGTGCAGGTCAGCATTGAACCCGTCGCTGAAACTCCGCCTCCACCGCCACCTGCTGCTGATGTGAAAAAAAGCAGTGGTTCAGGTAGCCCATTCAGTCTGGCGGCTGCATTAGTACTGCTGGCATTGCGCCGCAGCAGAATAGTTTTAGCCTCTTTGTTAAAAACTCCAAAAGGAGTCAAATAA
- a CDS encoding S8 family serine peptidase yields MIRFTPARSTIFALSALASAMASQVLASDAPVLLQRPELRKEQLAPVGVIVKFKTNHQVTAFHSGTTQKQHSREVPQVSAEMQALLDAAGAIITASYPLSGLVVVKSERPVSQVIDALQRSGEVVYAVPDYQRQMQSTFPNDEFFSWQWGLHDVAQYQPLVRLFGLGDRDINAPEAWDIRTDASNVLVAVLDSGIDYSNERDLSDNMWRNPGEIPDNWEDDDNNGYVDDIYGIAPIDFSSDPADTSSHGTLVAGIIGAKGNNTNYGAGVAWNTQLMALKVVGGRFNTTSDSAIIEAIEYLVQTKTRLALPRVILNISIGGFEYSEAVHQALASASEAGILIVAAAGNNDLDNGHVTFYPATDSSDNLISVGAAATSYLGKEQFSNYGCSAVDLMAPGEWILGPIVGSGVAIDRGTSYSAALTSGVAALVWAEHPDWDWSQVKSTLMNSSLPSADMQGLSISEGILRADKALSYQGTTPSVWHVTPSLIRPGSELAIQGRTFGVIKGEVIALVNGQEVPLVVSEWADQQIKVQLPEQFPYGLASVKVKASNSQWSGQSCMHVSDSVEQAGSLATPRAEAVTVQLDDKAWIIGGRTPFGATATVEQFDLKTAQSTSDTSWMMPIPTRAASAAALNGKIYVVGGMDDKKAPLADLQVFDPKAGSWSKAKAMPEALAYSSAVVLNDKLYVFGGLKQTQFDPEAGDYTQTAYRYDPTTNIWSSLAPMPQAFWGGAATLAPNGESIIVSGGYGAAGLLKQVQLYNPRANSWSELPSMLKGRARHSMITYNDVVYALNGAGEKLLGNKDGEYLLDGGWRQATEASIGLAGVSAIAYQDKGYIFGGETFVSYGGLYEYIPSQQILSFDLADRPVQQPTPLPVPQPEANNSHSGSAGLFSLSLLTLAMVRRRKTSLAAALGLMASAMPVLAEPANTTQPSPLARHSSAEQSGALIVKFKQNQHAALSKATSATLSTESRSTLSSIKAKVSQSYAHSGMVRITTSVPQAQAIEELIRSGQVEFVVPDYQRKPFSTASNDTNLTAQWGLDNTGQVINGDYGLIDQDINAPEGWSVATNANNVIVAVLDDGIDLGHEDLADNIWTNPTEIPGNDLDDDKNGYVDDVYGIDTFAGHGLEYYDDNTGYHGTSVAGVIAAKGNNGKGIAGVSWSTQLMNLRAMDSIFLGRDSNYVEAIEYLIETKQRLQLPRVILNASWGGHQYSPALLAAFQAAEQAGILIVAAAGNYSQDNDKSPMYPASFQLDSMVSATGLASDAEGVSFGSSFGCSSVDIAAPSEAILTTTARNLLSEFKGYGYSYGTSVSAAFISGAAALVWENNPYATALDVKAALLAGSQKQSGLEQKSVSEAMLKLDLALAVPQGQSALWHASPTAAGPGQEVAVRGHKLGSTAGKLVLQQGDKATELVVKSWSDTEIVATVPATVDYGSGHLVAKPAAGPVSNTACFAVAQRPVQIAEMAVPRADTAYAQIGDDLWVLGGTTYYGPTAQVEKFNLSSKKSVTDSAWMAPEALTYAEAVVLGKKIYMLGGFDQDHQISDKVYSFDTDTKTWQLVTQLPSGLMLASAAVVQGKIYVIGGNQRVFPPELMEDISSAVHIYDPVADLWSEGPALPVPVANAGISVDETAGTITVLGGYVMTYDYDSFPASATVQQLNTKTAEWSELPAMLNPRHGMGVLKHKGEIYSLFGVGDPELGNWANGERLVNGSWQLFFSGSRHLSMPAVASNSHSGFVLGGYDNVYTANSQIWQFALPGAVAETPPVSTPPKPQQPQPVATTGSSGSLASSYLLFLVLLAGFRGWTGRKS; encoded by the coding sequence ATGATTCGATTTACCCCAGCCCGCAGCACCATTTTTGCATTAAGTGCATTGGCGTCCGCTATGGCATCACAAGTTCTGGCGTCTGATGCTCCGGTATTACTGCAACGCCCTGAACTACGTAAAGAACAACTGGCACCTGTTGGCGTTATTGTGAAGTTTAAAACCAATCATCAGGTCACAGCTTTTCACTCTGGTACCACCCAAAAACAACACAGCAGAGAGGTCCCTCAAGTCTCTGCTGAAATGCAGGCCCTGTTGGATGCAGCCGGAGCCATTATCACTGCCAGCTACCCTCTGTCAGGTTTAGTGGTCGTTAAATCAGAACGCCCTGTCAGTCAGGTTATTGATGCACTGCAGCGTTCCGGTGAAGTTGTGTACGCCGTGCCTGATTATCAGCGTCAAATGCAAAGCACTTTCCCCAACGACGAGTTCTTTTCCTGGCAATGGGGCCTGCATGATGTTGCCCAGTATCAGCCGTTGGTACGACTCTTTGGTTTGGGTGACCGCGATATTAACGCCCCTGAAGCCTGGGATATCCGGACAGATGCATCCAATGTACTGGTGGCCGTACTGGATAGCGGTATTGATTACAGTAACGAGCGAGATCTGAGCGACAACATGTGGCGTAATCCGGGAGAAATTCCGGATAACTGGGAAGATGATGACAATAACGGTTATGTCGATGATATCTACGGTATAGCTCCGATAGATTTCTCCAGTGACCCGGCGGACACCAGCAGTCACGGTACTTTAGTGGCGGGTATTATAGGAGCCAAAGGTAACAACACCAACTACGGTGCTGGTGTGGCATGGAATACGCAACTTATGGCCCTGAAAGTGGTTGGCGGGCGCTTTAACACCACTTCAGATTCCGCCATTATTGAAGCCATTGAATACCTGGTTCAGACCAAAACCCGCCTTGCACTGCCCAGAGTGATTCTGAATATCAGTATTGGTGGTTTTGAATACAGCGAAGCCGTACATCAGGCCCTGGCTTCAGCCTCAGAAGCCGGTATTCTGATTGTTGCAGCGGCAGGGAACAATGATCTGGATAACGGCCATGTGACTTTTTACCCGGCAACAGACAGCAGTGACAATCTGATTTCAGTAGGTGCTGCAGCTACCAGCTATCTGGGCAAAGAACAGTTCAGCAACTACGGCTGCTCTGCAGTGGATCTGATGGCGCCTGGCGAGTGGATCCTCGGTCCTATTGTGGGTAGCGGAGTGGCTATAGATAGAGGAACTTCGTACTCTGCAGCTTTAACTTCTGGTGTAGCTGCTCTGGTATGGGCAGAACATCCGGACTGGGACTGGAGTCAGGTAAAAAGTACACTGATGAACAGCAGCCTGCCATCAGCCGATATGCAAGGCTTATCCATCTCTGAAGGCATACTCAGAGCAGATAAAGCGCTGAGCTATCAGGGAACTACGCCTTCGGTCTGGCACGTCACACCATCACTGATCCGCCCGGGTTCTGAGCTGGCTATTCAAGGCCGTACTTTTGGTGTTATCAAAGGTGAGGTCATAGCCTTAGTGAACGGGCAAGAAGTACCCCTGGTGGTGTCTGAATGGGCCGATCAGCAAATCAAAGTGCAATTGCCTGAACAATTCCCTTATGGCTTAGCGTCCGTCAAGGTCAAAGCCAGCAACAGCCAGTGGTCGGGTCAAAGCTGCATGCATGTTTCTGATTCAGTTGAACAAGCCGGCTCTTTAGCCACGCCCCGAGCTGAAGCTGTCACAGTGCAACTGGATGACAAAGCCTGGATTATCGGCGGCAGGACGCCTTTTGGCGCAACAGCCACAGTGGAACAGTTTGATCTGAAAACAGCCCAATCAACCAGTGATACCAGCTGGATGATGCCCATCCCAACCAGAGCAGCTTCTGCTGCCGCACTGAACGGGAAAATTTATGTCGTAGGTGGTATGGACGATAAAAAAGCACCACTGGCTGATCTGCAGGTGTTTGATCCAAAAGCTGGTAGTTGGAGCAAAGCCAAAGCCATGCCTGAAGCTTTGGCGTACAGCAGTGCTGTGGTGCTGAACGACAAGTTGTATGTGTTTGGTGGTTTAAAACAAACCCAGTTTGATCCTGAAGCTGGTGATTACACCCAAACAGCCTACCGTTATGACCCTACGACAAACATTTGGTCCAGTCTCGCTCCTATGCCACAAGCCTTCTGGGGCGGCGCAGCCACCTTAGCACCAAACGGAGAAAGCATAATTGTATCAGGTGGTTATGGTGCTGCAGGACTGTTAAAACAGGTGCAGCTGTATAACCCACGAGCCAATAGCTGGAGTGAGTTACCCTCAATGCTCAAAGGCAGAGCCCGCCATAGCATGATCACCTATAACGATGTGGTTTATGCACTTAATGGTGCCGGCGAAAAACTGCTGGGCAATAAAGACGGAGAATACTTGCTGGATGGCGGCTGGCGCCAGGCCACCGAAGCATCTATAGGACTGGCAGGCGTGTCTGCTATTGCCTACCAGGATAAAGGCTATATTTTTGGTGGAGAAACTTTTGTGAGTTATGGTGGTTTATACGAATATATACCTTCCCAACAGATTTTAAGTTTTGATCTGGCGGACAGACCTGTACAACAACCCACACCTCTGCCAGTACCACAACCAGAGGCCAATAACAGCCATAGTGGTTCAGCAGGTTTGTTCAGCTTGTCTTTATTAACACTAGCTATGGTTCGTCGACGTAAAACCAGTCTGGCTGCAGCTTTAGGTTTAATGGCGTCAGCTATGCCTGTATTGGCGGAACCTGCAAACACTACGCAACCTTCCCCTCTGGCGCGTCACAGCAGCGCAGAGCAGAGCGGCGCTTTGATTGTTAAGTTTAAACAAAACCAGCATGCAGCCTTAAGTAAGGCGACTTCAGCCACACTATCAACCGAAAGCCGCTCCACACTGAGTAGTATTAAAGCTAAAGTCAGTCAAAGTTATGCTCACTCGGGTATGGTGCGGATCACCACCTCAGTGCCACAGGCGCAAGCCATCGAAGAGTTAATACGTAGTGGTCAGGTAGAATTTGTTGTGCCTGACTATCAACGCAAACCGTTCAGCACAGCCTCTAACGATACTAACCTCACAGCTCAATGGGGCCTGGACAATACAGGACAGGTCATCAATGGTGATTATGGTTTGATTGACCAGGATATCAATGCGCCAGAAGGCTGGTCTGTCGCCACCAACGCCAACAATGTCATAGTGGCGGTGTTGGATGATGGTATCGACTTAGGCCATGAGGATTTAGCCGATAATATCTGGACTAACCCGACTGAAATACCGGGCAATGATCTGGATGACGATAAAAACGGCTACGTAGATGATGTCTACGGTATAGATACCTTTGCCGGACACGGACTGGAATATTACGACGACAACACCGGATATCATGGCACCTCGGTTGCTGGTGTGATTGCCGCCAAAGGCAATAACGGTAAAGGTATAGCGGGCGTAAGCTGGTCCACTCAGCTGATGAATCTGCGCGCTATGGACAGTATCTTTTTAGGCAGGGATTCCAATTATGTCGAAGCCATTGAGTACCTGATTGAGACCAAGCAACGGCTGCAACTGCCCAGAGTAATACTGAATGCCAGCTGGGGCGGACATCAATACAGTCCGGCTTTACTGGCGGCTTTTCAGGCAGCTGAGCAAGCGGGCATCCTCATAGTGGCTGCAGCTGGTAATTATAGCCAGGACAATGATAAAAGCCCTATGTACCCGGCATCCTTCCAGTTAGACAGTATGGTTTCTGCAACGGGTTTAGCATCAGATGCTGAAGGTGTGAGTTTTGGCAGTAGCTTTGGTTGCTCCTCAGTGGATATTGCTGCACCTTCTGAGGCCATATTAACCACCACTGCCCGTAACTTATTGTCTGAGTTTAAAGGCTATGGCTATTCGTATGGCACCTCTGTATCGGCAGCCTTTATCTCAGGTGCAGCGGCTTTGGTGTGGGAAAACAATCCTTATGCCACGGCTTTGGATGTAAAAGCTGCTTTGTTAGCTGGCAGCCAGAAACAGTCTGGGCTTGAGCAAAAATCTGTGTCTGAAGCCATGTTAAAGCTGGATTTGGCCTTAGCAGTACCTCAAGGTCAATCCGCTTTATGGCATGCATCTCCTACAGCTGCAGGACCTGGACAAGAGGTAGCAGTCCGTGGTCATAAGCTGGGATCCACCGCAGGCAAACTTGTATTACAACAAGGTGATAAAGCAACTGAGCTGGTGGTAAAAAGTTGGTCTGACACTGAAATTGTTGCCACTGTGCCTGCAACTGTCGACTACGGCAGCGGTCATTTAGTAGCTAAACCTGCTGCAGGCCCGGTCAGTAATACCGCTTGTTTTGCTGTAGCGCAACGGCCAGTGCAAATTGCAGAAATGGCAGTGCCGCGCGCTGATACAGCCTATGCCCAAATTGGCGATGATCTATGGGTGTTAGGTGGAACTACTTACTACGGCCCTACAGCTCAGGTGGAAAAATTTAACCTGAGCAGTAAAAAATCAGTGACGGATTCAGCCTGGATGGCACCTGAAGCTCTGACTTATGCTGAGGCTGTAGTGCTGGGTAAAAAAATCTATATGCTGGGTGGTTTTGATCAGGATCACCAGATATCCGATAAGGTCTACAGCTTTGATACTGACACTAAAACCTGGCAACTGGTGACTCAGCTGCCGTCGGGATTGATGCTGGCATCAGCTGCTGTGGTGCAGGGGAAAATTTACGTGATAGGAGGTAATCAGCGGGTGTTTCCACCAGAGCTGATGGAAGATATTTCCTCCGCTGTGCATATTTACGACCCTGTTGCAGATCTGTGGTCTGAAGGCCCTGCTTTACCTGTGCCTGTAGCCAATGCGGGTATCAGCGTGGATGAAACAGCAGGTACTATCACAGTGCTGGGCGGTTATGTGATGACCTATGACTATGACTCTTTCCCTGCCAGCGCAACTGTGCAGCAGTTGAATACAAAAACAGCGGAATGGTCAGAGTTACCTGCGATGTTAAACCCACGCCATGGTATGGGTGTGCTCAAACATAAAGGTGAAATCTACAGCCTGTTTGGTGTAGGTGATCCGGAACTGGGCAACTGGGCTAACGGCGAACGCCTGGTGAATGGCAGCTGGCAGCTGTTTTTCTCTGGCTCGCGGCATTTGTCTATGCCAGCCGTTGCCAGCAACAGCCATTCGGGTTTTGTCTTAGGTGGTTATGACAATGTCTATACTGCCAATTCACAAATCTGGCAGTTTGCTTTACCAGGAGCTGTGGCCGAAACGCCACCTGTCAGCACTCCACCAAAACCACAGCAGCCACAACCTGTGGCGACAACAGGCAGTAGTGGCAGTCTGGCCTCTTCCTACCTGCTGTTTCTGGTGTTGCTGGCTGGTTTCAGAGGATGGACAGGCCGTAAATCGTAA
- a CDS encoding VOC family protein: MAKMLFVNLPCSNLAAAIEFYQALGFSQNMQFSDDTAACMVWSEHIFVMLLTHAKWQSFTQRPIPDSGSSEVMLALSCDNKEAVDQVCNAAAKAGGTADINAKQDLGFMYGRSVLDLDGHIWEFFWMDPAAVAG, translated from the coding sequence ATGGCCAAAATGCTTTTTGTGAATTTACCCTGCAGCAACTTAGCTGCTGCAATCGAATTTTATCAGGCGCTGGGCTTTAGCCAGAATATGCAGTTCAGCGACGACACAGCAGCTTGTATGGTCTGGAGTGAGCATATTTTTGTCATGTTATTAACTCACGCCAAATGGCAGAGTTTTACTCAAAGACCGATCCCAGACTCAGGCAGCAGCGAGGTGATGCTGGCTTTAAGTTGTGATAACAAAGAAGCAGTGGATCAGGTGTGTAATGCAGCAGCTAAAGCTGGCGGTACCGCCGACATCAATGCAAAACAGGATTTAGGCTTTATGTATGGCCGCTCTGTGCTGGATTTAGATGGTCATATCTGGGAGTTTTTCTGGATGGACCCGGCAGCAGTGGCTGGTTGA
- a CDS encoding response regulator yields MSARILVVDDEMQIRKMLRIALKSVGYDVTEADSVESGLAALVRQQPDLLVLDLGLPDGDGLDLLSELRSFSKVPVIVLSVRNGDSDKIKALDIGAQDYVTKPFSVEELLARVRAQLRDRLPDKTPAVLDDGYLHIDLARRLVTCKTQEVELTPKEYAVLATLAQHRQCVITQKQLLEQIWGPTHGQDTHYLRIVISHLRQKIGDDPTEPKYLKTEAGIGYRLMI; encoded by the coding sequence TTGTCCGCCCGAATTCTGGTTGTTGATGACGAAATGCAAATCCGCAAAATGTTGCGGATTGCGTTAAAAAGTGTCGGTTATGACGTGACTGAAGCTGATTCAGTCGAATCTGGTCTGGCAGCTTTAGTTCGCCAGCAGCCGGATTTATTGGTGCTGGATTTAGGTTTGCCCGATGGTGATGGCCTGGATTTATTAAGCGAACTGCGCAGCTTTTCCAAGGTTCCTGTTATTGTTTTGTCTGTGCGTAATGGTGACTCCGACAAAATCAAAGCGCTGGATATAGGTGCTCAGGATTATGTGACTAAACCTTTTAGTGTTGAAGAGTTGCTGGCGCGGGTGCGGGCGCAATTACGCGACCGTTTGCCGGATAAAACCCCGGCTGTGCTGGACGATGGTTATCTGCATATAGACCTCGCCCGCCGTCTGGTGACCTGCAAGACGCAGGAAGTGGAACTAACCCCAAAAGAATATGCGGTGCTGGCTACCTTGGCTCAGCATCGACAATGTGTGATCACACAAAAACAGCTGCTGGAACAAATATGGGGCCCAACCCATGGTCAGGACACCCATTATTTACGTATTGTGATCAGTCACTTACGACAAAAAATAGGCGACGACCCCACCGAGCCTAAGTATCTGAAAACTGAAGCTGGTATAGGTTATCGCCTTATGATTTGA